The window agaccggcagtaaaacgaagttGGGCGTcagtttggctgtgcgggatgtatcaagttcgcagtcacgtccggtcagaatggggacgttaaatccgctgcctcgtgtaaagggagtgTCACGTTCTTTGCACGTTGAAAACCTTTGCAtcaactctttaaggggtccgtaggtggcatgttgtaatggaaaatttctgtcccaatccaatatcccatcattttccagtggcagtataaattttcccgatcatcatcccgaacggcctctattatgacaaaacctacctattgtttttattgttagcttgttctcgtcctgaacatgcatgaaatatttgccactggactttaagcgaccaacaatcaatcaatcaatttaacttaaagacgcaccaattttgccttctggtgcaagtctcataacatcactgatgattcgcccacggaaagcagaatatcaagagaagttggttttagcattaccttgtcacacaccaaatctctgcgaaactTCAATAGTACTTTTTCCCCGACCACTcgcatgcatattaattgctctgaggttaagcattgacatacaatgtattttcacacaatgtcaactagtcattatccggaaaaacctcttatccgaaggatttggttaacttttacataaagtcaaaattttattaacaaaaatataacttatttacagaaaatacacgaaagaactactatatatattcaaatcactcaaaaataaatcaacttctcctacaaaatctacataatcacatcgaaactatcaaattgattgtGAATGAAAAACTAAATGATGaagctgattgacggataggaaatttccgtaattaaaaaaggtacaaatgatgtttttatttttgagtttttgacaaaattgtttggaatttgcccaacaaaatttgcatgcagtatcgcaataatatgttGTGTCCtttcaaatgtcaaatactgtttttgaatcatatattttctcgttttcaaagaaaaacgcgttaaatttctatctaaaaaacagccaactttaagtttgaaagttttacttggagatggtataATATGTATGccttcatcattccgatgatccttgatgatatgtgcatagaaaatatttacgaaaatagcgggaaatttaaccaaaaaatatatttttggattttaaggtaactacccaaaaccgtaaattgaggggtacccccattaaagggataaaatacaaaaatgtgaccatagaaactttttacgacccgacggaaattaaaatatagatattattctaacatttaaaacaatttgcagccgtgtgttattccggaccattaaactcgttaactaagcgtctttttcgatgtcagttgcagtactaaaagaagatgtataattatatggcttcacttgacagcttgggtgtcaaacatactggtaatcaacgatgtttacctccggctaactgccgttgtgttatcaaaacgatgtatattgggaatattgaaatacttttttgttacttccctttgttttatcctgttttcagttattttgcttttaaaaatgtaaattgtaaaaagactataaatgattaatattttaatcaaataatcataaaaggatgttgattaaatgaatttaaatgattttggacaaataaaaaaattaaaatttataaattattttagcaatctagacctcctttcaaggattaaattgaagtttatatcataattttgtttacaaccgaataattatttaattaatttacgatgttgcaaatatacatgtggagcttatttctttcttatttgtctatacatttacaaatgataaggagatgaagacatgaacaaaaatatatacagataagatatataaatataatgattcatttgctagcagtgaacaatcatttgtcaaaaacaaaacaaaacaagaaacagattcttcttattattttattttattcaaatagagaggcaataatggaactataaacattacaatttgatggaaatttgaagaaaaaacacaatttctacatcatttggttacatttatgacaaaatttatgtcgataaaaaaacatgatgttttgaccattcagtacttaaccctttcctccataatgacgctttttgacgccaccccctttactccataatgacgccttttaacgcctgtgtagtacctcagttgaaacactttgactacaaagtgtctgcagtagactcaataaaagttgtatccaatatgaaaaggaatatcgtaggaatattctacttaaatttttttaatgaaatatttgttttttgcaatgcattttaatactttaaagcctattttcagcatttaattgaaaaattctattttgtgttcattttttacagtgggttgtgatgatcttccagttaggttaccctcatttggagtgttgttcccaacctgttaaaggtccatctttgtgcataattcaaaattggaaatttcaacaagcatctaatattcttaatcttgaaaataaaccctggtctgctagcttcatgtatattttttctaccgatttaatatataactagaatcatgcaaacagacttaaggaaaaggcatgtaagttcatcatacaaatatgacactttttctagacaatccagatcttgcaaaatacgtcgctaaaaattgtaacctttaaaattgttgtgcagtaaaaacccatatgggaactttcaaaagttggcaggtatgtaacaagtcttactatttttatgctccatttatgggcaatatgttttctagtctgtccgtccgtcctgcttctggtcataaagtttatggtcgaggtagtttttgatgaagttgaaatccaatcaacttgaaacttagtacacatgtgttcctcttgattaaagattttacctaattttcatagtcaactgaacatagaaaatgattgtacggatgggaaatccatgtacttatgaccttttcttgtttgaagaaaaaaaatacattttaacgataatggaacaaagcagcctgggtaagtggggctgcttttatggtaattcaagttaccttttattcaccttcttccacttcagagctatcagctctttgattagtttgtaatgtcaataaattgtttagaaaagctagctttaaagagttaagtgttactatgtatcagcattcagatactggtttgatatcaacctccgtaacaaagatgggggtgtggattaataccagcataaaaaatacatacaagtgattcaaaacataaataataggttttttttctggaaagctgtattatgaaactaaaatattatacataacatttcattagtttaaatttattactaaataagttgtgaaaactacttatttgaattattttttaaacactatattaattcagaccttaaaattggtatttgctttcaacatatacagaataatacgtataaatcagtttgctatggtggtaaatgtaacccatttcacatgagcctggatttaaatcttgtatttttctctaatgcaatttttaagatgactttatacaacactaacctccgatacattcatacttaccttgtcttacaaaaaatgctaaaactagaaaacaactaaaatggtgtaagtaaaaattaaaaaaaatgacagactagatatagacacagaaCAATGcagaagaaaacaacactctctctctgcttagttgaaattcattttttaacagtgtctacattccaattgtacccattttttgggaatgactgtgaAGCTTTATATGGTCCTAtaatggatagtcgaccttcctatggatagaaacaaatGCCTGTGATCCAACTACTAGAGCCTAGAGCCGTAGAGGAGCGGAGCACATACACTTGTTTGTTTCTATCCATagatttatatataaagaaaggTTGACTTACTATCCATATAAATTATAAGCTTCTTCCTTTTCTCGTTGATATATGGAtaaaaacaagtgcctgtggactTTGCACAGGCTAACTGAGTGGAagtaattatgacgtcttgaaaggctatttcatttattttctgtgaCGACCAAAGGGCCCAATGTGAGCTTATATGCCATCACTTGCCGTCTGTCatcgtaaactatttaaaaaatcttctcctctgaaactactggatcaaataccttcaaactttaatatGTTAACTAAATGtttcttagggtatctagtttataaattttatCTTAAGTTTTGATCCATCGGCAAACATGGTCACCATGGCTAacaggctaaaaatagaacataggggttcaaatgcagttttttttacttgtatctcaaaaactaaagcttttagagcaaatctgactggagttctatcagccctgaaattatCAGACAAATCGAACAAACCATTGTTGGTTTGCTGCCACCTACATGTAATTGTTAGATTTAacaaaattttactgttttttgttattatcttgaatattattatttatagatAGATACATTGTATAAACTGTATaaaagcagcaataatgttcagcaaagtaagatctactaaaaaattaaatgaccaaaattgtcaattgacccctttaggacacattaggagttattgcccttttaagacaattttacacaatttgttcatcaagtttgcttacatttaaaaatcttctcctctatcATACAGGTGAGGGATTCAGCCTCATGTTGCATCCAAGACTAAAAATGCTGAAAAATGTTTCCAGTCACGAACTCAATATAgttatcagtcaggggacttattgaaataagtgatttttaaatcacttatttgagtagcaaattcgaagttttgtcacaaattgtgattttgtagttttaccaaaattttaaacacataggtttaaaaaatatcttttcattggtaaaattgaaaaaaatgatattttattttcttttattgcttcttttaagtatcaaggtttatgcctttgatgctatcatttagctgcaaattctattttagttgaaaaaatgctataataatggctttacataatgaactgatactttcgtaatagatttttcccagcagtgggagtatttttcctgtaaagttcaaggtttcatctttcagattatgtaataaaattctactgttcacgataaaaatttcactgtttgggggtgttgaaattagtgggggttattaaaataatgatacttaaagaagtgatttttgggaaggaaattgaggtatgatacttaaacaagtgatttttatgtcattatcctagattcagtacaaggtcatcacctgaaatgacctgatcatcctagacaacacagatgttggttctgataagtttagaaacataattagtccctggatcattagtattctatatagtaaaattaaatcacttcttctagtgattattttgtactacttaaataggtgattttTAAAGAAAGTCAACTCTTaattccaacctttatggaaataatgttacttgaatcagtgatttagaaaatcactcatttaagtaagtcccctgactggttattgttacattttattttttgtacaaattttacaTTTACAAGTTATGTAATTTTTTGTGTGTAGCATCAGAatactttgtactacatgtaTCTTCTTCGTATTGACTTGTTCTGAATATGAAGTTTAACATATTTTATCCTCTTGCTGCCAAAGGTACATTTATGGCTTCTACACACAAACATTGTTGATTGTTTAGAATGTCAAAGGCCCATATGATAAAGTCACAATTCAAGGTGCACTGACAACCTCAAAAGACGGCTCCAAATTTTTGTGTTTCATTTAATGTTTGTACAATTTTCATGTACAGTGTGTACCAGTGTGTACTGGCTGATATGCTTTGTTAACATTCTTTTATAGACAAATGTCATTGAATGTATTCTGGGCAACTGAAAAaattgtaaacatgaaatttttggaataaacaagtatcgatttaaaaaaaaatagaaataaaagattatgtattattatcactCCTCCCTTTGTAGGAACTTTAACATTAGTATTACTAagttcattcttttttttaatgtagataGAAACACCAGGAGAGGAAGATGAGACGTGTAAAACATTCGTATTCCATAATGAAGACCACACACTGGGAAATTCTCTACgttatattataatgaaaaagtGAGTACTCTGAGAAATAATGAAGATTATGATACTAACAAAATTAATAGCTGTACATTGTTTGGATAAAGCTTTTTAACTACagatttttctatgttttttttagttgttggtttgatgttttatcatgtttattgaaagtaaaatatgtatgtatattaatgaaatttatcctgttgaacttactttaaataaagctaatactaacaatgaccactgcccttttctcgatcttgatatctatatcactaatggaaagctgaatactaaaatttatgataaaagggatgatttttcatttcctatcgttaattatccgtttttagatggtgacgttcccttgtcaccatcttacggtgtttatatatctcaacttgtacgattcgctcgtgtatgtaacaatgttttagattttaacgagagaaatttatgtattactgaaaaattattacaccagggttttcgatatcacaaactagtcaaaacatttactaaattttatcatcggtataaagacattattcgtaaatatagctcaacatgcagacttttaatacgttcaggtatttcacatccaattttttatggtaatattctttataaagcacaaaggtgtcagtattcacctcagaaacttacaaaacctttgaatagacttattaagaagggatataattacgatactgttgtcaagtcattaaagattgcatattttggcgttaatattgagtcattgataaggtctttgcatcggaactaaacacatttattctaaaaacagttgttggcatgacacaggttatgttcttctcatatatgttatgatggtatgatactaaacccctaacgggaaggattgtgcctgatgttcatatgatgaaatcataatctttcagtcagtttagttgaagtctggagctggcatgtcagttaactgctagtagtctgttgttatttatgtattattgtcattttgtttattttctttggttacatcttctgacatcagactcggatttctcttgaactgaattttaatgtgcgtattgttatgcgtttactttactacattggttagaggtatagggggagggttgagatctcacaaacatgtttaaccccgccgcatttttgcgcctgtcccaagtcaggagcctctggcctttgttagtcttgtattattttaattttagtttcttgtgtacaatttggaaattagtatggcgttcattatcactggactagtatatatttgtttaggggccagctgaaggacgcctccgggtgcgggaatttctcgctacattgaagacctgttggtgaccctctgctgttgttttttatttgggcgggttgttgtctctttgacatattccccatttccattctcaattttattctccaTTTTATCATACTATAACCAAGACACATTTCATCTTGTCATGCCTGTTATTGTTGTTATTCACTTTAAACATTTTCTGAGGGtcgacagtcatgacagttagagaGTCCGACATCAAGCATGTcaagaaaatttgaatatttttttctaatcagttttaatattttatgtttgacatgtttgatatgGTTTATAATATGGGTTATTacatttagacattttttttctaaactgaaTATGTTTAGTAATGATATGGTTTATTTTGTAGTCTTGATGTGAAGTTTTGTGGAAATCTAACTTAATATGTTACTTAATATGCATGATAAGTTTGATAATGGTATGTTTTATTTTGCAGTCCAGATGTAAAGTTTTGTGGATACAGTGTCCCTCATCCCTCAGAACTTAAAATCAACTTCCGTGTTCAGACCTAtggtaagtatatatatacatgtaataaagtaTGTGAAATAATATCAACTATGATTAGAAATTTGTTGCATATTTTCTCAACCCATTTCAATCATGTTAGTTAGTCATAACATACAGTTCTATCTGTGATCATGGCCTAATATAAATATCACTTTAATTGCATATATCCgtcaaacaaaatacaaaatgtagacAATAAATCAGAATGGTGAAATGTCTGATATGTTCTTCCAAGGTACTTTCTATTCTATAGATCAAAGGAATAGATAATTCAAATTACTTTGGCATaagtttattaataaataaatttggagtatatactgtcttctgattggttaaaagtattacttttattttcaatgttatcattaTTTTAAGACGACATGCCCACTCTGAcattgtgtattcatacgccaacatgtgtgtatgttgttattgttaatataaataatataaaagttctttgagccttatttttgatggaaatttattcataatgaatggcaacaatttattttgaatttattgaaccataaaactaatttttgactctccACATTTTACATAATCTGCTTCACAGATTATTCAAGGTGAAgagtcaaaaaataattttatggttgaataaattcaaaataaataatagccattaattaaatgaaaaattacaagaataaaatattaatatgttacatgaagttcaaatatgggatttagaaacaagttttaaaaaacttatataaatccgtctccctaaaTAAAAACCCATCTAtttaacaaacaatattatttgccaacattattttcagtttattagGTAGCATATGATGAATTAGataaatacacacacacacaaaaaatacaactaacaaataaaaatactttGATGCATTGATTCTTGGAAGAAAAGTCATCAACATTGACTTACTGTTGATTCATAACTTTTTGTGGGATACAAATTTATGGAATGACAGATTTCTTTGGTACAGAAGAACTAGGAATTAAAATGCTCAACATATTACTTATgttctatatacatgatatatgcagaATTTGGCataccacaaaatcaaatatctaagAAAATGAGAAGTTTTCATCAATCCACTAAAATTTGTGCCAATGAAATTAAATGAAGTAGATAGAGTCTAAATGTCATTTCCTGTACCTGCTTCACAGTAAGTTTCTTAGTTTGAAAAACCTGAAATATTATGAACAGGCTTTTTCTGTATTGGTCCTTGTAATATATTtgctatgtcatgtatgtaataatacaatccagtttctataactaatttattaacaagtacatcgtttgatggtttgatggtcagactacagaatgacaatatgtgtataagaacttcaattgatccatttaattatgtttatttaagaacgtgcagacatgtgagagttgctgatctgtcaattataattactgtaacagATGATACGGTAATAAAGTGCGGTAAACTTTATAACAGTCCTGGACTCCGCCAACACAGAAACCATCCCTTAATAGCACTGTTATATGGTTATCTGTGGAGATCCTCAACTAAACATGATATTAggataaatgaaaattttcaccTGTTGAATTATAACAGACATGAGGATGAGATATTGCTCTTGGCCAACTTTATTTCTTTACATATTACAGGGAAACCAGCAGTGGACATTTTAAAGAAAggtttaaaagatttaaatggtGCATGTGAACATGTGTTACGGACCTTTGAGGTaagatatcaaataaatatagatCTAGTGTACAAGGATTaagttctttcactaaacaatccaaaatttggtgactatgtggaacgcatctattccatcgaattggagataaaggatactacagatacagttaagtcggcttcatatcttgacttacatctagaaattgacaatgagggttggttgaaaacaaaactttacgacaaaagagatgattttagctttccaattgtgaactttccatttctaagtagcaacattccagcagcacctgcatacggggtatatatctcccaattgatacgatattcccgtgcttgcatttcctatcatgattttcttgatagagggttactgctcacaaggaagctattaaaccaagagttccaaatggtgaagttgaaatcatcccttcgtaaattttacggacgccatcacgagttggttgaccgttatggaataaccgtttcacaaatgatatcggatatgttccttacgtcgtaactacaatccccttccctttcatgaatgtgacctaccgaattagactatttaccggatttgtaatcacataagcaacacgacgggtgccacatgtggagcaggatctgcttaccaacCCGGAGCACCTGAGAAAAGTTATTAcggactgttgataatttttacggctttCAAAAGTTAAAGACTTGGCAATTTAGAACATGACATACAGGTACATTTACTGTACACACTCGTATATTTTATCACTGAGAAAATCCGTTTTTGTTGATAcgaacacaggcacttgtctcagaaaaaaaatttcctatataccttaataccTGTGGAtacgaattttaaaaaagttagcgTCGATTGGACAGAAATcaaatttgacgcgcattgcaatttGAATTAGAATTTACGCTAGGACGTAAAACATTTCCattgcgaattaaactaattggAATTACGTGTGTACTCAGCATTCTCCTGCAAAcggaacttcttttttttttgtacataaattgcagcacataaattatgccgttacttttctcgtttgagttgttttaccttgtcatttcgggaccttttatagctgactatgcggtatgggttttgctcattgttgaagaccgtgcgtgacctatagttgttaatttctgtgtcatgtttgtctcttgttgagagttgtctaattggcaattataccacatcttctgttttatgtggTCAGAAAACAGAAGCAAAATCTTACAAAGGAGAATCTTCAATTTGCCAATGGAACTTCAAGAAAATAACAtcctcaaaataattatagcatcGCGGAAAttattatagcgtcgcgggaagaaaatatagcgtcgcggtaccgcgacgctaaaatggcctggggagaacactgcagaAGCTTTTGTCCAGACAGAAaaactataattttgaaatttttgatttggCTAAAAAACGATTGAATTAATAGCGAGAGGACTGGATATATTACGATTAGTTGCGATTAAAATCATTCTCTCATAGCGTAATTTTAAtggtaaataactatatatttttttcaccacaGCGCGTACATAAAATACCGCATGTCCATTCCCCTGTCTGTCCTTCCGGACTTCTGGTTAATTAGATTTTTCAAGTGTACCATTCTTGCCAACTTTCTAAaaaactgatatcgtatggacacgttcgaaaatcagtgcatatcaactattctttaaaagagttatgccatttggaaatattaattgtattgaaaattgcattgtattttctgtcattccgtcatttctctaatatatctataaaaaaaataaagaaaaaaataaacaactgcgcttcgagcgcatgatacgcccttcgtcttatgaaaaaaaaaccaacataatatatgtttttaaaataacatggGGGTTGTACGGGAAGTCATGCAaggtatatcctgactcattcatTATTCTTGCTCAATAGTAATATCACATGTTTTATATGATCCCCAAATTGaagctcaataaaaattcaagaactcaaaaatgaaattaaagaatcatcaccaaagtatacagatcttaagaataatttaactaaaaagtatgtgaagttttatgcaataattatagatagtttctgagatacggcgcgacatgtgaacccccatcccctttttgtcataaactcaataactctaaaatcaaATTCTGAATCATTCTCAAAAGTATATACAAATTCTTCAGAATTATATAACCAAGAAGTGTGTAAAATTTTGAGCAATAGTCATAAAACGTTTTCTAGATACAGCGCGAACTGTAGAAAAAAAACTGTACTAGTTACGAAGTCCTGTAACTCATAAAGTTCACCAAAAATGATACAGATCGTTGGACCATCATGACTGAAAAAAACAACCATGTTCAGTTTAATGATAATATGCTGTACCATAtttacgacggacagacggacgcggGCATTTTTATACCATtatgtcccgtcaaaatttttacGGGTGTATAAACATGTTGTTTGCTATTGCCCTTTGTTAGATAAACTACGTGCAACGTGGAGGAAATagaaactttgttcttttataaaagttgtatcattgtttgtattagcggcataccattattttttttacataaataaattgaataaattgtttAGAAAGGAAATTAACTTCTTCGTGTACATACATTTTcggtattagttttaaaatatcattggttttcTGTGCTGTAATAAAAAATCGGATCCGGACTAAATCGTGGatgatgaatgataataaaattttaattgacaTGCATGATATTAGTAACACCAAAAGGGTCAGTCGTCTTGAGATTGCTCACTATACGATATTTGTTGAAGATCTCAAAGAAAcagtaatgtgttttatttcttattatgtTATTAGACTGTTATCCTGGTAGAATCAAATGCACTGACTAATATTAATGGCGTAGAAATTAGCATGCGggagaaacagaaattggagcatGGAAATTCCACATAACatttcttattacggaaaatGACATGCATTACGTCccgcaaaaagtgacgttttgcggGAATTTATACGCTTAACGTcgcgccaagagttaactcccttgaaactgtatcggatgcccttaaataacaaaaattctgAACACTGATAGAAATTCTACATGGAAAGTCCCTGAGCAAAATCACaggatcaaacacatcaaacacatcaaatgaagagataacaactgtcatactgacttggtacaggcatttctcaTGATAAAAATGGTGGAGTAAACCTTGTtattgctagctataaaacctttcaaaagaaataaaaaacaaccaaatataaaaaaataacccaCAATTTCATTCTCAATTGAATAAGATTGTTTAAACTTTTGTgcatacatagatataggaagatgtggtgtgagtgccaatgagacaactctccatacaaataacaatttaaaaagtaaaccattataggttaaagtacggccttcaacacggagctttggctcacaccgacaacaagctataaagggccccaaaattactagtgtaaaaccattcaaacgggaaaaccaacggtctaatctatataaacaaaacgagaaacgagaaacacgtatatattagtgtttgttttaagtttcatttatcatttacaattccttttttttaatttattttcagaatAGTGTGTCAGAGTTTAAGAACAGGAATACATCATCTGAGATGGATACAAGTTGAGAAAtgaattgtttataaataaatctaGTAGATTCATGTGTGTATAAAGGTACACAATACGTTTATGTGTCTATGTGAACAATGTTGAGACGAATAATGACAGTATCATAGCAAGGGGAACATGAAATCCATGTTGAATTACTACGAAAGTCAAATAATCGGGTTATATAGTGTTATCATGGTCATGtatgtatatattgaaaaactATAAAATCATAGATTCACCacatgtttatgttttatttgatttgcCTCATCAATGTATAATCCTCTGTAGTT of the Mytilus galloprovincialis chromosome 8, xbMytGall1.hap1.1, whole genome shotgun sequence genome contains:
- the LOC143043066 gene encoding DNA-directed RNA polymerases I and III subunit RPAC2-like, encoding MSKKEKDATKTPVEVGSHRLEVIETPGEEDETCKTFVFHNEDHTLGNSLRYIIMKNPDVKFCGYSVPHPSELKINFRVQTYGKPAVDILKKGLKDLNGACEHVLRTFENSVSEFKNRNTSSEMDTS